In Lotus japonicus ecotype B-129 chromosome 5, LjGifu_v1.2, one genomic interval encodes:
- the LOC130718459 gene encoding protease Do-like 2, chloroplastic, with protein MAAALSSCCTSLFSVRLRYSHTFRPITSLRATLSSNPKSSSNRQKEGGVHGVVVSGQRKKQSNSKDDRDKKVGPQPASSKSLGVSRKDKDVVVESKDKQVEPNNLQDSAFLNAVVKVYCTHTAPDYSLPWQKQRQYTSTGSAFMIGDRKLLTNAHCVEHHTQVKVKRRGDDSKYVAKVLARGINCDIALLSVENDEFWRDVEPLRFGSLPHLQESVTVVGYPLGGDTISVTKGVVSRIEVTSYAHGSSDLLGIQIDAAINPGNSGGPAFNDQGECIGVAFQVYRSEEAENIGYVIPTTVVSHFLTDYEKNGKYTGFPCLGVLIQKLENPALRASLKVHSNEGVLVRRVEPTSDANNVLKEGDVIVSFDDVRVGAEGTVPFRSNERIAFHFLISQKFAGDVAELGIIRAGTLMKAKTVLNPRVHLVPYHIEGQPSYLIIAGLVFTPLSEPLIEEESEDHMGLKLLAKARYSLARFKGEQIVILSQVLANELNIGYEDMSNQQVVKFNGTRIKNIHHLAHLIDSCKGRYLCFEFEDSYVAVLEREAVAAASSSILTDYGIPSERSSDLLKPYVDSLESGQPSDQEFGDTPVSNYEIGSEGLLWA; from the exons ATGGCGGCTGCACTATCGAGCTGCTGCACTTCTTTATTCTCTGTTAGATTGCGCTACTCACACACATTCAGACCCATCACTTCCCTCCGCGCCACACTCTCTTCTAACCCCAAATCCAGCTCCAATCGACAAAAGGAAGGTGGTGTTCATGGTGTAGTAGTATCTGGGCAGAGGAAGAAGCAATCAAATTCAAAAGATGATAGAGACAAGAAGGTGGGACCCCAACCAGCTTCTTCGAAATCCCTTGGCGTTTCTAGGAAAGATAAGGACGTTGTCGTTGAATCCAAGGATAAGCAG GTTGAACCAAATAATTTACAAGATTCGGCATTTCTTAATGCTGTTGTCAAG GTTTACTGCACCCATACTGCCCCAGATTATTCACTTCCCTGGCAAAAGCAGAGACAATACACAAGTACAGGAAG TGCATTTATGATTGGAGATAGGAAACTATTAACCAATGCACACTGTGTGGAACATCATACCCAG GTTAAAGTCAAGAGAAGAGGAGATGATTCAAAATATGTGGCTAAG GTTTTAGCTAGAGGTATCAATTGTGATATAGCTTTGCTTTCGGTAGAAAATGACGAGTTTTGGAGAGATGTGGAGCCTCTCAGATTTGGAAGTTTGCCGCACCTTCAG GAATCTGTAACTGTTGTTGGATATCCTCTTGGAGGAGACACAATTTCAGTCACAAAGGGAGTTGTATCTCGTATAGAG GTTACATCATATGCCCATGGATCGTCTGATTTGTTGGGCATTCAAATTGATGCAGCAATAAATCCCG GTAATAGTGGAGGTCCAGCGTTCAATGACCAGGGAGAGTGCATTGGAGTGGCATTTCAG GTCTACAGATCTGAAGAGGCTGAGAATATTGGATATGTGATTCCAACAACAGTTGTATCTCATTTTCTGACTGACTATGAAAAGAATGGCAAGTATACTG GTTTCCCTTGCCTTGGTGTACTTATACAGAAGCTGGAGAATCCTGCACTACGTGCAAGTTTGAAAGTACATTCGAATGAG GGTGTGTTGGTACGTAGAGTTGAACCAACTTCTGATGCCAATAATGTATTAAAGGAG GGTGATGTTATTGTCAGCTTTGATGATGTACGTGTAGGTGCTGAAGGAACAGTCCCATTCCGATCAAACGAGCGAATCGCCTTCCACTTCCTCATTAGTCAAAA ATTTGCAGGTGATGTTGCAGAGCTTGGTATCATCAGAGCTGGGACATTAATGAAAGCTAAAACTGTTTTAAATCCACGAGTTCATTTG gTTCCCTATCATATTGAAGGTCAGCCTTCCTACCTAATTATTGCCGGTTTAGTGTTCACACCCCTCTCAGAGCCATTGATTGA GGAGGAAAGTGAAGACCATATGGGG CTAAAATTATTGGCAAAGGCACGTTATTCGTTGGCAAGGTTTAAAGGGGAACAAATTGTAATTCTTTCACAG GTCTTGGCAAATGAACTCAACATAGGTTATGAAGATATGAGCAATCAGCAG GTTGTAAAATTCAACGGAACTCGAATAAAAAACATTCATCACCTTGCACACCTCATTGATT CGTGCAAGGGAAGGTATCTATGTTTTGAATTTGAAGATAGCTATGTTGCTGTTTTGGAGAGGGAAGCTGTTGCTGCTGCTTCATCCTCCATACTAACAGATTATGGTATCCCCTCAGAAAGATCTTCTGATCTCTTGAAACCATATGTGGATTCACTAGAATCTGGCCAACCATCGGACCAGGAATTTGGTGATACCCCGGTTTCAAATTATGAAATCGGCTCTGAAGGATTGCTCTGGGCATAA
- the LOC130721463 gene encoding uncharacterized protein LOC130721463, whose protein sequence is MDITGLKSLNMGNPFRFRSKVSLFRPLFTSLHFKPITHFSPRLCSFCSLNGSAETSKEGSLPQGVGGAVKEASHSRILQVVLVSPQIPGNTGCIARTCAASAVGLHLVGPLGYKVDDTKLKRAGLDYWPYVVVKIHNSWEDFRDYFRQQEGEKRLLAFTKRGTKIHSEFSYKKGDYLLFGAETTGLPPEALLDCKTKPFGGGTLKIPMVETYVRCLNLSVSVGIALYEASRQLNYEQFQIPSETCIPTEETLITEDILA, encoded by the exons ATGGACATCACCGGCCTCAAATCTCTCAACATGGGAAACCCATTTCGTTTTCGATCAAAAGTTTCTCTTTTTCGTCCATTATTCACTTCACTTCACTTCAAACCCATCACCCATTTTTCACCTCGCCTCTGTTCCTTTTGTTCTCTCA ATGGGTCAGCTGAGACCAGCAAAGAAGGTTCTTTGCCCCAGGGTGTTGGAGGGGCAGTTAAGGAAGCATCACATTCCAGGATTCTTCAGGTTGTGTTGGTTTCCCCTCAG ATTCCAGGAAACACCGGGTGCATTGCTAGAACATGTGCGGCATCAGCTGTTGGACTACACTTAGTTGGG CCACTAGGATATAAAGTGGATGATACTAAACTAAAACGAGCTGGATTGGACTACTGGCC ATATGTGGTTGTTAAAATTCATAATTCTTGGGAAGACTTTCGTGATTACTTCAGGCAACAG GAGGGTGAAAAGCGGCTGCTAGCATTTACAAAGAGGGGAACAAAAATTCATTCT GAGTTTTCCTACAAAAAAGGTGATTATCTTTTATTTGGTGCTGAAACTACTGGCCTGCCACCTGAAGCCTTGTTAGACTGCAAGACTAAACCATTTGGTGGTGGGACTCTGAAGATCCCAATGGTTGAAACTTATGTCAGATGTTTGAATCTCTCAGTAAGCGTTGGCATAGCTTTGTATGAAGCTTCTAGACAACTAAACTACGAGCAGTTTCAGATACCTTCAGAAACATGTATCCCTACTGAGGAAACACTTATTACTGAAGACATTCTTGCTTGA